Part of the Xenopus laevis strain J_2021 chromosome 2S, Xenopus_laevis_v10.1, whole genome shotgun sequence genome is shown below.
ACCCCCCATGTCTGTGCTTAGTACAAGTTGCCCTGGCTTTGCTTCCCACACACACAGCTGAAGCTGCTCTGCCCTGCGGCGGCCATGCTGGATGGCACACGGTCCTATGGCTTGGGAGGCAAAAAAAGCCcatgaatttcactgcataaaacTGTCTCATTAACCCTTCAGGTGCTGTCCTACTGTAAGAGCCACCCAATATGGGACTTCCGTGTCTGTATGGAATCTGTATGTGCCTATCGTCCAAGTGCTGAGCTGTATGTTGCTGCTTTATATGATATCATGGCAGAAGCATTGCTATCTCCCCTACAGGCCCTATGTGGTACTGCATGTGCCTCTCATTCTCCCACTTTCCCCTACAGGTTGCGTGTGGTCCCGCTCAGTCCATGTGCCCTCCGGCCCTATGGTTCGAGTGGAAGGGACAAGTGTGTCCATCCCCTGCAATGTCAGTGATTATGAGGGCCCCTTGGAGCAAAACTTTGAGTGGACGTTTTCTTCATCCGGCGGCTCCTCTGTGACAGTCCTCAGCACATTTGATCCCACATTCACAGCCCCGTCATACGCCGAGAGGGTGAGTGCTAGAGGGATCCAGCTAGAGAGGCTCAGCCACAACGTGGTCCTGTTCCATATCGGGGTGCTGAGTAAATCAGATGAGGGGGAGTACACCTGCTCCACCCCCAGCACCGATGCCACCATCAGCGGCAACTACGAGGACAAGGTCCGACTGAGAGGTAACAAGTCTATCACTGTGGTATAATGGGCCCCTGTGTGTTCCCTTCCAATCAATGTGGTGCCCTGGGAGTGCCAACTAGTGGCTTAATAGCCTCAGGCAATGATCTCTGTATAATGTACAGACCATATGTACTCGGTAACCCTATATGGCTGGCTCCGCCCCTCATGATACCCCTGGCTGGCATGCCCCGCCCCTCATGATATCCCTAAATGGCTGACTCCACCCCTCATGATACCCTATATGGCTGGCTCCGCCCCTCATGATACCACTATATGGCTGGCTCCGCCCCTCATGATAGCCCTATATGGCTCACCCTGCCCCTCAAGATACCCCTATATGGCTGGCCCCGCCCCTCACAATACCCCTATATGGCTGACTCCACCCCTCATGATACCCTTATGCTGCATTTGTTTATGAATGGCAGGTGTATCATTTTTCAGGGCAGCTCTGCACTCTTTGTTCAGGTGATGCCCCCACAGACGCAAATGTAGTTaaggtgtgcttcaaaagcggattaggctccttgcagccccgggtgcaagccgtaccccctgccagggcaaagtatacatgtagaaaataaagcagcagcactccggtatttttgaaaaatttgcaaaactttactgAAATGCCATAGacaacgtttcgggctacacaggccctttgtcaagaCATTGTCAAGCCATTCAAAAATACTGGAGCCCCCACAGATGCAGGTACCGTTTGCTTGTCACAGTCACTCATGTCCTTCTCTCTGCCCAGTGATCCCGGACACCCTGACAGTGTGGAGGACAAAGGGACGGCAGACGGGCTCCCGTACAGTAACTGAAGGGGGCTCATTTCAGCTGCAGTGCCAGGCGCTCTTGGATGACTTACTGGAACACACTCACCTGTCCCTCACATGGCAGCTCCAAGGTCCAGAGGGTACGGCCAGTGACGTTCTCAGTTTGTCACATTTGGGGCGCTTCCAGGCTGGCCCAGGTTATGAAGAGCGATACAGCAGTGGGAAAGTGAGGCTGGACACCGTGGGGGGTGACGGATACCGCCTGACAGTGGATGGGGTGCGCAGTTCAGATGTGGGAGAATACAGCTGTGTGGTAAGGACGTGGGTGCTGGATCCTCAAGGCTGGGCACAGATCCAGGAGAAGAAGATTTCTGTTTCTAGAATAGAGATGGAGTCCATACGTAAGTTGCACTACTGACTCTACTGACCAGGAGTTGTTGCCGTTAGTACCTAGCTTGCCCCCTAATCCCATTATGCCTTCCTCTTATGCAGGTATCAATGTAACGGTGCCAGCCTCTGTGGTGTCTGTGAATCTGGGGGAGCCGCTGCTCCTCTCCTGCCTGGTGTGGCACAACTCTGCCGGGCCAGTATATACCCGCGTGCGTTGGTTTCAATCTTCTGACCTGAAAACCGGCCCTGGAGAACCTCAGGAGTTGCTAGGTGGGCACGACCTTGATCCTACCCATGAAGGGGCAAGCACACACCTACTTGAAGTGCCACGTGGGTGGGATACAGGAGATTACACCTGCCAGGCAACAGTGTGGGCACCGAGCAGTAATGGGACCTGGCACCCCGTCATAGAGAAAAGCTCTGAGCCCATTAAAGTGCTACTCAATTTAACAGGTAATATGAGATTGGCATGCCTGTCTCTCTGTGCCTGGGCACCTTTGCCACTCCCTCTCTTACTTGTATGTCAGAGTGCTTCATCCTCTGTGCCAGCCTGTGTCATcctctgtgccattctctgtGGCAGCCTGTCCCATTCTCTGTGGCAGCCTGTGTCATGCATGTATTCACACcagtctctctctcccctccaatgtCAGTGCCAGAGCTGGAGGTCTCACTGAATGCCACCCTAATACCTCAGTTCTCGGAGGAGCCGACAGAGCTTGTGTGTCACATGACTGGATCTGATGGGGCCCGCCTGTCTGTATCCTGGTACTACACCCCAAGCCCACAGAACAGGGCACCTCAGCCTCTGCTTTTGGGGACCCTGGATCAGGACTGGATGGTGCATGTGGGGGATCATTACAAGGAACGACTGGAGAGCGGGGGGGTTATCCTTTCACGTAAGAGTCCCCAAACATTTGTCCTGCGCATCCAGTGGACCTCCAACGGAGACAGAGGACAGTACCACTGTGTGGGCACAGTTTGGCATCAGCAGCAAAATGAGAGCTGGACACCAAGCAGAGAGGTGGCATCTAACCCCCTCAGCATCTCCTGGGAGCAGGAAGGTAAGGGCATCCGTGTACTTGGAGCTGTAGCAATAGGATCAGCGGGCCCAAACTGCTGGGCACATAGAAGTACAGAGGGCAGTTAGCGCATTGCTGTCAGTACAGTGACGTGCGTTGCTATGGCCTCGTGATTGGCCAATCCCTGCATGATAGGGTAGGTAGGGAGTGAGTGGCCCTAAAGCAATTCTTATTATGGTCTGGAGACACTTAATAAATACAGGCAACAATAGAAAGACCGATTGGCCACTCTAGCCAGGTCCAAACTCAATAGGGCCACAGCACCCACATAATCATACCTGTCACCTGCGCTTCTTTtcacccccccccattttttacCTGCTCTTCTTTAGTCAACAGCAAGAGAGAAGTCCCTCCCCTGAAATGAATATAGGACATTAGGAATAAGGCAAATCTTAATAACCTCGTTGATCGGCTGAGAGGAAAAAACAGTCCCTCCCATGCGGGAAAGATAAGCCTATGGGAATAAGGGCAACAGGCCCAGTGGTGGGTACAGGGGTGGTGAGATAATGGAAAGGAACCCTAAGTCTGAGGGCATGGGGGGGCTTCCGGAAGGAGTGTTGGGCAGTGCCAGTTCTGTTGCCACGTGTAAGTCTGATACAATCTCTTGTCATGCAGAGTACTTGCTGAAAGTCAAGGCCTCGGTGACCAAGGCTGTGGCAACTTCGGGGGGAACCTTTGAGATGCAGTGCTACGTCgttgcccagaacattccctccCCCCGATACTCTGTACAGGTGACAATGGAACGATCGGGCCCTCATGGTGCAAGTGGCCCCCAAGTCCTGCTGCTGAGTCGTGAAGGAGTGACACACAGAAAGGGGGAAAGTTTTGGGAAAGCCGCGctggagaaggtgaaggagggagaGTATAGATTCCGGCTGTACCAGGCGCAGGAGGCGGGCACCTACCTCTGCTCAGTCACCGCATGGACACAAGGGGGAGGCGGGGGCTGGAGGGAAGCAAAGAACCAGACGTCGAACCCAGTGGCTTTGCAGTTTCAGACCTCAGGTACGGGTTTAGGGGGGGTATTGGGGTGAGGGTCCAGCCTTGGGAAGGGGGGGGTAACAAAGGGGTTACATCAGGGGGTACACACGGGATGTAGTGAGAGTAAGGCATGTGTATCGTGTGCAGATCTGGGGACCCTACCCATTTCTCCCTCGTGGGGGTGACGAGGGGGTCTTATCTGCAGAACATTGTTTCTTAACCTGACACCCCCTGAtttactggactacaactcccagtagccTTCTGCATATAACCAAGTCATGCTTGTAATTAGAGTCCATCTGGcgccacgggggggggggggatcagagCTAGTGCTTTATGGCGGAGATCATTCTATCTGCTCCCCGTGAATCTCTGCGCCAGGTAACGGCCATTAAACTTAATGAGAGTGGGAATTGGGGAGCGAATGGAGCAGAAAAGCAATTTGCATGAATGTTATTAATGCTGAGAATTCCCCccatcgtgtgtgtgtgtgtgggagtgagtgtgtggggggggggtcacactgATTGAGTGGGGAGATTTGCTATTGGATATTTATTGGCTCTCACCCCAGATACCCACAGTACTGACCCATGCAAAGCAGTGCCACTCCGGGCAACCTCCATATAGCACCCACTGATGGCAGAGCCCTGGCACTAAATGTTCTTGGGAGCCACCCAGCTGGCAGTCCTCTAGCCTCTAAATAGCAGTGGGAAAAAACTGAGCATTACTAGGGTAGTTGTCTCCCATGATGCTCTGCTGCTGTGGGCATGGTTTGATACTGGCAGTACCATTTGTGGGTATAAAAGTGGCAGGATGACGGTTGATTTATGGGCTCATTGTTATGTTGTTCTCGCTCCCAGGTCTGATGTTTAATGTCACTGCCCATTCCGACAGCCCCTCTATTTACCAAGGAGATAGGGCGGAGTTCTGGTGCATCATCACCATGGGTGGCCCCGGAGTGGATACAGGTAAGTACCGCCTCCCCTGCAATTTGGGCAGGGGGGTCAGTCCCTAGGCTTATGTAAGTGACCAAAGCCCAGAGCATGGGTAGAAAAGAATACAGGGGCTATTGGGGGAaaatctttgggggcacagatctttcctgctaaactGGTACCGAACCCCAAATCATAATGAACAGAATTGCTGCCTTCTCCTCTTCAGTTCTGACTGTTGCGCTCACCTGTACATTGTACCCCAATACCCACTGGGACAGCAGGAAGGCTTTGTGGCTAATATAATACAGGGGGGCGCACAGTAGGAGAGATGGGTCACGTGGGATATCACATAGTATATAATACTGGTGTTGGGACACATTTATTTAGGGCGCCGGGGACATGGAGTAAATCATGTCCAGAGACTGGGGAACATGAGTCCCCTGTATTCATATATCCTCTCTGTTTGCAGACAGTCTGGCCTTTGATGTGTCGTGGTTTGCCCAGAGGCCGGGTCCGACTGTGGTTCTGCTCGTGTCAGTGGATCGCTGGGCGCAGGTGGAGCAAAGGCGGAGAAACGGCAGCAGTGAGGTGGCCATAGAGCGTGTGAGTCCCATGGAGTTCCGCCTGCGCATTTTTGGCACAGAGGAAGATGATGGCGGCGGCCATTTCTGTTCCGTCACCCCGTGGGTACTTTCTGGCACCGGCGTCTGGAGTAGGCAATCGGTTCTCACCTCAAATGTCATCTCTTTGTCTGTCAGGATGGACTGTGAGTAACCTTCCTATTCACTCTCTCATACTGACTCACACTCATACTGACTCACATTCTCCCATGAATTGACAACAACAGCACACTTGCACCCGCTCAGAGAGCCACACTAACACACAGTATAGGGCAATACCCATATGATGGTTTTGGCATTGCATTGACTTATTGCTTCTGTTATTGCCCCCACAGTGCTGAACACATTCAAATACCCTCTGCTGCTGGGGGGCACCATGGCGGTGCTTGTGGGCCTCCTCTCCTGCCTTATCGGATACTGTAGCTCCCGGTTCTGCTGCAAAGCCAAACCAGTCCCAGAGCCTCGCAAAGAGCACCGCAGACTCATGTCAATGGAGTTGGACTAAAGGGCAGGGAGTAGCACCAACTGCCTGCTGGTGGGTATGAGGGGGCAGCGCAATCTGATGCCTCGGGACTGGGGCAGAACTGAGAGGCTGGTATAAGAGTGTGAATGTCCTGTGTGCCCCATATTCTGCTCTGTCTCCTGGGGCAATTGCACCGCTCTGCCTCTCCTTCTGCAATAATTGGGCCCCCAGGGCCCCAACTTTCGGATACCGACTCGGCAATGGTTACATTAACCCTTGCACTCTTGATGCACAAAGTGTTTATCACTGTTAACTGTTTTATTGTACAATGTGACTTACTGGCGGCCTAAACACTACCAGAAATGAGGAGAAACCAGCAGCTTCTCTACAGCACTGCTGTTTGGGGGAGCCCTGTCTGTACTGCACTCCAGCCAGGGGGATTCCCATTTTTACAGCACTCCAGCCTGGGGGAACTCCGTCTGTACAGCACTCTAGTCTGGGGGAGTCCCGTCtgtacagcactgctgcctggggGAGCCATACACATAGAATACTATAGCAGTGCTGCCCGTTGTGGGTGAATAGCAGTGCAGCGGTACA
Proteins encoded:
- the ptgfrn.S gene encoding prostaglandin F2 receptor negative regulator yields the protein MRLTGRLFFLLFCFRAGCVWSRSVHVPSGPMVRVEGTSVSIPCNVSDYEGPLEQNFEWTFSSSGGSSVTVLSTFDPTFTAPSYAERVSARGIQLERLSHNVVLFHIGVLSKSDEGEYTCSTPSTDATISGNYEDKVRLRVIPDTLTVWRTKGRQTGSRTVTEGGSFQLQCQALLDDLLEHTHLSLTWQLQGPEGTASDVLSLSHLGRFQAGPGYEERYSSGKVRLDTVGGDGYRLTVDGVRSSDVGEYSCVVRTWVLDPQGWAQIQEKKISVSRIEMESIRINVTVPASVVSVNLGEPLLLSCLVWHNSAGPVYTRVRWFQSSDLKTGPGEPQELLGGHDLDPTHEGASTHLLEVPRGWDTGDYTCQATVWAPSSNGTWHPVIEKSSEPIKVLLNLTVPELEVSLNATLIPQFSEEPTELVCHMTGSDGARLSVSWYYTPSPQNRAPQPLLLGTLDQDWMVHVGDHYKERLESGGVILSRKSPQTFVLRIQWTSNGDRGQYHCVGTVWHQQQNESWTPSREVASNPLSISWEQEEYLLKVKASVTKAVATSGGTFEMQCYVVAQNIPSPRYSVQVTMERSGPHGASGPQVLLLSREGVTHRKGESFGKAALEKVKEGEYRFRLYQAQEAGTYLCSVTAWTQGGGGGWREAKNQTSNPVALQFQTSGLMFNVTAHSDSPSIYQGDRAEFWCIITMGGPGVDTDSLAFDVSWFAQRPGPTVVLLVSVDRWAQVEQRRRNGSSEVAIERVSPMEFRLRIFGTEEDDGGGHFCSVTPWVLSGTGVWSRQSVLTSNVISLSVRMDLLNTFKYPLLLGGTMAVLVGLLSCLIGYCSSRFCCKAKPVPEPRKEHRRLMSMELD